The following DNA comes from SAR202 cluster bacterium.
GAGCGCCCTGGTAACCATTACATGGTCGTTCGGTGCTGATGCCGCGACCTGGATACTGGGCGCAGCGCTGGTCGTTTGCCTGGCGGGTTACCTGGGGATGCTTGGTCGCAACCTGATGGCCCGCGCCTGATCTGTCCAAAGCACAAGCGGACAGGCTGCAGGTAGGGCTACTTCCTGCTCTTCCACTTGCTGCCCTGTCGGCCTTCGCCTCGCCTGCTTGTTCGAGGATCTCTTTGAGGTGGCGGCCGGTGTGGGAGAGGGAGAGCCGGGCGAGCTCGTCAGGGGTGGCTTCGGCGATCAATCGTCGCACCAGGGTCGCGGAGACTAGTTGCCGCAGTACCTGGAACTCGTCGGGCGTGACCTTTGCGTCCTTTATGATCTTGGCCGGGAGACC
Coding sequences within:
- a CDS encoding addiction module toxin, HicA family translates to MPEIRPARPRQVIRALERLGFVRVRQTGSHAVFKHPDGRWATVPLHHGKDIGKGLPAKIIKDAKVTPDEFQVLRQLVSATLVRRLIAEATPDELARLSLSHTGRHLKEILEQAGEAKADRAASGRAGSSPTCSLSACALDRSGAGHQVATKHPQVTRQANDQRCAQYPGRGISTERPCNGYQGAQHEGSCDCPAYCPRGDSQTHA